A stretch of the Schistocerca serialis cubense isolate TAMUIC-IGC-003099 chromosome 2, iqSchSeri2.2, whole genome shotgun sequence genome encodes the following:
- the LOC126457694 gene encoding uncharacterized protein LOC126457694, with the protein MKPALLLVAALVAVAEVHGQPEESTTANIGNENLSTGNITAENIFLGRSSYTEDDGDTICVAADNKFYLYANSLKLYSCYNQLPKVYVVKPKSQCKPYLSDCPRN; encoded by the exons ATGAAGCCCGCTTTGTTGCTTGTTGCTG CACTGGTAGCAGTGGCGGAGGTCCACGGACAACCAGAAGAGTCGACCACCGCCAACATCGGGAATGAGAATCTAAGCACCGGAAATATCACGGCTGAGAATATATTTCTGGGGAGGTCGTCCTACACGGAAGATGACGGTGATACCATTTGTGTCGCAGCAGACAACAAGTTCTACTTGTATGCTAATTCGTTGAAGCTGTATTCTTGCTACAACCAACTACCGAAAG TTTACGTCGTGAAACCAAAGAGTCAATGCAAACCATACCTGTCTGATTGTCCCAGGAACTAG